The following DNA comes from Cellulomonas soli.
CCGGGCACACCGAGCAGGCGACCGACGACCTGGCCGCGACGGGCACCTCCGAGGGCGGCTACCGCGACCTGGTGTCCCGCGTCGCGACCTCGCCCGCGCCCTGGCACCCGCTCGCGTGGGCGGGCGAGGCGGCGAACGTCATCGAGTTCTTCGTGCACACCGAGGACGTGCGACGAGGTGCGGGGCCGGTGCCCGCGCGCGAGCTGGACGCGGCGCTCGTCGAGGCCCTGTGGGCGCAGCTGCCGCGGTTCGCGTCGCTGCGCGCCCGGCGTGCAGGCGTCGGCCTGGTCGTCGTGCGGCCCGACGGCGTGCGTCGCCGCCTGCGCGGCGGCTCGCGCGGGCACGGCACCGTGGTGGTGCGCGGCGAGGTCGGCGAGCTGCTGCTGTGGATCTCCGGTCGCGGTGCCGCGGCCGACGTGCACGTCGAGGGCGCGCCCGACGACGTCGAGAGCCTCACGCAGGTCCTGCCCGTGGGCTGAGCCTCCCGCGCAGGTCGCCTGGCGACCCGTCCAGGATCAGCGAACGACGACCCCTGCTGCCCGCAGGCCCGCCTTGACCTCGCCGATGGTGAGCGTGCCGAAGTGGAACACGCTCGCCGCGAGCACCGCGTCCGCGCCGGCCTGAGCAGCCTCGACGAAGTGCTGCACGGTTCCCGCGCCTCCGCTCGCGATGAGCGGCACGTGCACCTCCCGGCGCACGTCACGCAGCATCGTCAGGTCGAAGCCTGCGGTCGTGCCGTCGGCGTCCATCGAGTTGAGCAGGATCTCGCCCGCACCGAGCTGTGCGGCCTGCACCGCCCAGGCGACCGCGTCGATCCCTGTGCCCCGTCGTCCGCCGTGCGTGGTGACCTCGTACCCGGAGTCGGTGCGCACCTCGCCCGTGGTGCGCCGTGCGTCGACGGACAGGACGAGGACCTGGCTGCCGAACCGTTCGGCGATCTCCGCGATGAGCTCGGGCCGTGCGATCGCGGCGGTGTTCACCCCGACCTTGTCGGCACCCGCGCGCAGCAGCCGGTCGACGTCCTGGGGCGAGCGAACGCCACCGCCGACCGTCAGGGGCACGAAGACCTGCTCGGCCGTGCGCCGGACGACGTCGTAGGTCGTCTCCCGGTCGCCCGAGGACGCCGACACGTCGAGGAACGTCAGCTCGTCCGCACCCTCCGCGTCGTAGCGGCGCGCGAGCTCGACCGGGTCGCCCGCGTCGCGCAGGTTCGCGAAGTTCACGCCCTTGACGACACGGCCGGCATCGACGTCCAGGCACGGGATCACGCGCAGCGCCAGGCTCACGACTCGCTCCCCTCCGGTGCGCCGGTGGCGAGGAGGTCGACGACGAACACGACGGTCTGCCCGGCCAGCTCCTCGCTCTCGGTGACGCCCAGCGAGTACGAGGGCGGGATGACGAGCATGATCTGGCTGCCGACCGGCTGCTCGACGAGCCCTGCGGCCCATGCGGGCACGTCCTGCAGGGAGAAGGAGACGGGCAGCGTGCGTGACCACGTGGAGTCGAAGAGCTCACCGGTGTCCCAGGCGAACCCGGAGTACTGCACGGTGATCACGTCCTCCGCGCCCACCTGCGGACCCGCCCCTCGGATGAGCGGCTGGGCGACCAGCTCCGAGGGTGCGGCCGTGCCCGTCGCGGTGATCGTCGGTGCACCGGAGTCGTCGAGTGCGACCGCCGGCAGGTCGGCCCGTGGCGGCTGGGCCTCACCGGCTGCCCGCGTGGGCAGCACGTCGATCACCGTGACCGTCGGGTAGCTGCCGGGCGTGGTGTCGCTCGCCGGGCTGACCTGCAGGACGCGCGCGCCCACCTTCTGCCCCTTGAGCGCGTGGTACAGGTCCGTGCCCAGCGCCTCCTCGGTCAGCATCCGGGGCGTCGGGTTCGAGGAGTAGCTCTCCTTGACCAGCTCGGCGTTCTGACCGTTCTCGAGCCAGAAGTCGATGAGCACCGGCCCGCCCTCGACGAGCTCGTCCCCGGTGCCCGGCCAGATCTGGTCGGTGAACGTGTCCGTCACGACGATCGGCGTGACGTACGTGATGGTGGGCGCGGCGCCCGGCTCCCCGGACACCTCGATGTCCGGATCGACGCTCGCCACGGGTGAGCAGCCGACCAGTGCCAGAACGGCGGCCAGGGCGGTCACGAGGGCAGCGCCCCGCAGTCGTCGCACGTCGATCCTTCCTCCGGGCCGCACGGCCCGCCGTCCTGCGCTGTCACGGCCGGGCGCCGGGGTGCGGCGGCGGCTCGACCGCACACTGTACGGGGCCGCGGTGGCGCGTCGTGCCGGGCTCACATCGACTCGATGAGCCTGTCCACGCGCTCGTCGACGCTGCGGAACGGGTCCTTGCACAGCACGGTGCGCTGCGCCTGGTCGTTCAGCTTGAGGTGCACCCAGTCGACCGTGTAGTCACGTCGTGCCTCCTGCGCGGCCCGCACGAAGTCTCCGCGCAGCTTGGCCCGGGTGGTCTGCGGCGGCACGGCCGTGGCCTCGAACACGTCCAGGTCCGTGGTGACCCGCTCGACCAGCCCCTTGGCCGCGAGCAGGTTGTACAGACCCTCGGTACGTGAGATGTCGTGGTAGGCCAGGTCGAGGCGCTGCACGCGCACGTCGGACAGCTCCAGGCCGTGCTTGGCGCGGTAGCGCTCGATGAGCCGGTGCTTGATGACCCAGTCGAGCTCCCGGTCGACGAGCGAGAGGTCGCCGGTCCGCAACGCCCGCAGCCCGCGCTCCCACAGGTCGAGCACCTGCTTGACCTCGGGCGTGGGGCCCTGCTCCTGGCTGACGAAGTCGCTGACCTTGGTCAGGTACTCCTCCTGCATGTCGATCGCCGTGATCGTGCGCCCGGTGGCCAGCGTGATGGGGTGCTGACCGGTCATGTCGTGGCTGATCTCGCGGATCGCACGGATCGGGTTCTCGAGCGTCGTGTCGCGCATCGGGACGCCCGCCTCGATCATGCGCAGCACGAGGTCGGTCGCGCCGACCTTGAGCATGGTCGTGGTCTCGGACATCGAGGAGTCCCCGACGATGACGTGCAGGCGCCGGTACAGCTCGGCGTCGGCGTGCGGCTCGTCGCGGGTGTTGATGATGGGCCGCGAGCGCGTCGTGGCGCTCGAGACGGCCTCCCAGATGTGGTCGGCGCGCTGCGAGAGGCAGTAGGTCGCCCCGCGCGGGGTGATGAGCACCTTCCCGGCCCCGGTGAGGATCTGGCGGGTGATCAGGAACGGCACGAGCACGTCGGAGAGCCGCGTGAAGTCGCCCTGCCGGCGCACCAGGTAGTTCTCGTGGCAGCCGTAGGAGTTGCCCGCCGAGTCGGTGTTGTTCTTGAACAGGTGGATGCGGCCGGGCAGGCCCTCGTGCTCGAGGCGCTGCTGGGCGTCGGCGACGAGCCCCTCGAGGATCCGTTCGCCCGCACGGTCGTGCGTGACCAGCTGGCGCACGTCGTCGCACTCGGCGGTCGCGTACTCCGGGTGCGAGCCGACGTCGAGGTAGAGGCGTGAGCCGTTGCGCAGGAACACGTTGGACGAGCGGCCCCACGCCACCACCTTGCGGAACAGGTAGCGCGCGACCTCGTCGGCCGACAGGCCTCGGCCGTCCGTCGCGGCGCAGGTCACGCCGTACTCGGTCTCCAGCCCGAAGATCCGCCTGTCCATCCACCGCTCCTCTCGTGCACCGTCACGGTCCGTGCGACCACCGCTCAGCTCTCGGACCCCCCCGCGGGCGCCTGCGTCGTGACATCGCCACCCGCCGGGAGAGCGCCGAGCAGGTCGTCCAGCAGCGCCCCCGTGAGCCGACGGAACGCGCGCCGCGGCCGGGTGCGGTCCAGCACCGCGACCTCCAGCTGGGTCGCGGGGATCTCACGCGCCTGCGCGTGCTCGTCGGCCGGGGAGCCCAGCACGCGCACGGCGAGTGCGAGCACCTCCGGAAGCGACATCCCCGCACGCCAGTCGGACTCGAGCAGGGCACCGAGCCGGTCGGCCTGCCCGCCCATGACCACGTACCCGTGCTCGTCGGTCACCGACCCGTCGTAGGAGAGCCGGTAGATCTGGTCGCCCGCCGGCTCGCGCCCCACCTCGGCGACCACGAGCTCGACCTCGAGCGGCTTGGACTCCGTGGTGAACACGGTGCCGAGCGTCTGCGCGTAGGCGTTCGCGAGCCCACGGGCGTTGACGTCGTCGCGGTCGTAGGAGTAGCCGCGCAGATCGGCGTACCGGACGCCCGCGACGCGCAGGTTCTCGAACTCGTTGTACTTGCCGACCGCCGCGAAGCCGATGCGGTCGTAGATCTCGGAGATCTTGTGCAGCGCGCGGGAGGGGTTCTCCGTGGCGAAGGCGATCCCGTCGTCGTACTGCAGGACGACGACGGAACGGCCGCGCGCGATGCCCTTGCGCGCGTAGTCCGCGCGGTCCTTCATGAGCTGCTCGGGCGAGACGTAGAACGGCATGCTCATCGCCGCGCACCCCCGCCCGCGCCGTGCGCCTCACGACGCTCGTGCTCGACCGCCGCGGCGACCGCGGCCAGGTCGTCCTCGGGCACACGGCGGTAGCCGGCCTGCGTGAGCGTGGCCACCACGGGCCAGATCCGCCGCACGGAGTCGGGACCGCCGGTCGCCGAGTCGTCGTCGGCGGCGTCCACGAGCGCCTCCACGGCGACCCGTACGGCAGCACCCGCGTCCAGGCCGGGTCGCCACAGCTTCTTCAGCGACCCGCGGGCGAAGACAGAGCCCGAGCCGACCGAGTGGTGCTCGTGCTCCTCGTAGCGACCGCCGGTCACGTCGTAGGAGAAGATCCGCCCGATCGACCTGTCGAGGTCGTACCCGCCGAACAGCGGCACGACCGCCAGGCCCTGCATGGCCAGACCGAGGTTGCCGCGGATCATCGTCGCCAGGCGGTTGGCCTTGCCGTCCAGCGAGAGCAGGGCGCCCTCGATCTTCTCGTAGTGCTCCAGCTCGAGCTGGAACAGCCGGACCAGCTCGAGCGCGAGGCCCGCGGTGCCCGCGATGCCCACCGCGGAGAACTCGTCGGCCGGGAACACCTTCTCGATCTCGCGGCTGGCGATCATCGAGCCCATCGTGGCGCGACGGTCGCCGGCCATGACGACCCCGCCGTCGAAGGTCAGGGCGACGATCGTGGTGCCGTGGGGCGCCTGCACCTCACCGGTCGGCAGCGGACGGTTGCCCGGCAGCAGGTGGGGGGCGTAGCCGCCCAGGAACTCGACGAAGGACGAGGAGCCCGGCGTGGTGAACGCCCGTGGCAGCCGACCCGTGGTGGACGCGTCGTTCGGTGCCATCGGCGCTCACTGACCGCCCTTCTGGACGAACCCGCGGACGAACTGCTCGGCGTTCGACTCCAGGACGTCGTCGATCTCGTCCAGGAGGGCGTCCACCTCGGCGTCGCGCTCCTGCGTCGAGGCCGAAGGGGCCGCGACCGGGGGGCCGTCGACCGGCTCGTCGTCCTCGCGGTCGGACCGCGCGTGTTCCTGACCAGCCATCATGACCTCCCGGGGCAGCGTTCGGGGACCTGCTGACCCCAACCCTAGGCCCTGCGTCCGGCGACCCTCGTCCTGTGCACCTCGAGGACGCCGCGCGTCGGGGGTACCGGCGTCGCGCGCCCCGTCAGGTCCCGAGCGCGGCGAGCAGGGTCGCGGCGTCGCCGCTCGCGTCCAGCAGCGCGCCGACGTGGGCACGGGTGCCGCGCAACGGGTCACGCATCGGCACCCGCTGCAACGTGGCGGCACCCGGGACGTCGAAGACCACCGAGTCCCAGCTGGCCGCCGAGATCTCGCCGCCGTAGCGCGCGACGGCCTCGCCACGGAAGTACGCCCGGGTGTCCTGGGGCGGGTGCCCCACCGCCTCCTCGACCTGCTCCGGCGTGACCAGCAGCTCGACCGCCCCCGCGGCGACGAGCCGGTGGTACAGCCCGCGCTCGGGGCGCACGTCGGACCACTGCAGGTCGACCGCGGCGAGCCTCGGGTGGTCCCACGCCAGATGGTCGCGTCGGCGCATGCCCTCCAGGAGCCGCAGCTTGGCCAGCCACTCGACCTCACGTGCGCACGAGGCCGGATCGGTGCCCAGACGCGTCAGCAACGAGTCCCAGCGGTCGAGCACGTCGATCGTCTGCTCGTCCGGCGCGGCCCCGACGTGCGCGAGCGCGGCGCGCACCGCCTCGAGGTAGGCGCGCTGGATCTCCAGCGCGGTCATCCGCCGACCGTCGGCGAGGTCCAGCGGCTCGCTGAGCGTCAGGTCGTGGCTGACGGCGTGCACGCAGCCGACCGGGTCGCGCAGCGCGAGCCGGTCGATCGCACCGAGCGCACCGCCCGCGCCGCCGTCGGCGACGGCACGTTCGATGAGCCACAGGACCAGCGACGTCGTGCCGAGCCGCAGGTACGTGGCCACCTCGAGCAGCGTCGCGTCACCGATGATCACGTGCAGCCGACGCCAGCGCTCGGGGTCGGCGTGCGGCTCGTCACGCGTGTTGACGATCGGTCGCCGCAACGTGGTCTCCAGGCCGATCTCGGCCTCCATGTAGTCCGCACGCTGCGAGATCTGGAACCCGGCCCGCTCCCCCCGTTGGCCGAGGCCCACGCGGCCGGCACCGGTGAAGACCTGCCGGGTCACCAGGAACGGGATCAGGCGGGCGGCCAGGTCGCCGAACGGCACCGAGCGCTCCACGAGGTAGTTCTCGTGCGTGCCGTACGTGGCGCCCTTGCCGTCGACGTTGTTCTTGTACAGCGAGACGTCAGGCAGCGCCTGGTTCTGCGCCAGCGCACGGACCGAGGCCAGCATCACGAGCTCGCCCGCGCGGTCCCACCGCACCGCGTCGAGCGGGTTGGTGACCTCCGGCGAGGAGTACTCCGGGTGGGCGTGGTCGACGTACAGGCGCGCCCCGTTGGTGAGGATCACGTTCGCGGCGCCCGGGTCCTCGTACTCCTGCACGCTCGAGCGCGGAAGCTCCTGCGGCCCGTCGCCGGACGGCGCCGGGACCGCCGCGTCGTCGGTCAGCAGCGAGGGGTGCGCCGAGGCGCGGTCGAGCCGGAAGCCCCGGGCGTCGTGCAGCGGGTCCTCGTCGTCGTAGTCCCAGCGGGCCCGCGTGCGGGTGCCCTCGCGCGCGGAGGCGTGCACCGCGACCACGTGGCTCGACAGCAGCATCGGGTTGGCCAGCGGACGCCCCGGCTGCAGGATCCCGTACTCGGTCTCGATGCCCATCACACGACGCACGCTCACCCGGCACACCCTACGGGGCGCACCTCGGCGGCCATCCGTTGTGCAGGTTCGGCGATCACCCGCGCCGGGACGGCGCTCACAGGTACTGGCCGGTGCTCCGCACGGTCTCGATGGTGCGCGAGGCCTCCACGCCCTTCTTGCCCTGGACGATCGTGCGGATGAACACGATGCGCTCACCCTTCTTGCCCGAGATGCGCGCCCAGTCGTCGGGGTTGGTGGTGTTCGGCAGGTCCTCGTTCTCCTTGAACTCGTCCACGCACGCCGTCATGAGGTGCTCGACGCGGATGCCGCGCTGACCGGTGGACAGCAGGTCCTTGATGGCCTGCTTCTTGGCCCGGTCGACGACGTTCTGGATCATGGCGCCCGAGTTGAAGTCCTTGAAGTAGAGGACCTCCTTGTCACCGCTGGCGTACGTGACCTCGAGGAAGCGGTTCTCCTCGCTCTCGGTGTACATGCGCTCGACGACGCGCGTGATCATCGCGTCGACCGCGTCCGTGGCCGAGCCGGAGTGCTCGGCCAGGTCGTCGGCGTGGATCGGCAGGTCGGTGGTGAGGTACTTGGCGAAGATCTCCCGCGCGCCCTCGGCGTCGGGCCGCTCGATCTTGATCTTCACGTCGAGGCGGCCCGGGCGCAGGATCGCCGGGTCGATCATGTCCTCGCGGTTCGAGGCACCGATGACGATGACGTTCTCCAAACGCTCGACGCCGTCGATCTCGGCGAGCAGCTGCGGCACGATCGTGGTCTCGACATCGCTGGAGACCCCGGTGCCGCGCGTGCGGAACAGCGACTCCATCTCGTCGAAGAACACCACGACGGGGTGGCCCTGCGAGGCCTTCTCGCGCGCCCGGGCGAAGATCAGCCGGATGTGCCGCTCGGTCTCCCCGACGTACTTGTTGAGCAGCTCAGGGCCCTTGACGTTGAGGAAGAAGCTGCGCGCATCGGCGGCGTCCTCGCCACGGGCCGCCGCGGCGGTGGCCGCCAGCGAGTGCGCCACGGCCTTCGCGATGAGCGTCTTGCCGCACCCCGGAGGGCCGTACAGCAGCACGCCCTTGGGCGGCTTGAGACCGTGCTCGCGGAACAGCTCGGGGTGCAGGAACGGCAGCTCGACGGCGTCGCGGATCTGCTCGATCTGCGGCCCCAGCCCACCGATGTCGGTGTAGTCGATGTCCGGGACCTCCTCGAGGACCAGCTCCTCGACCTCGGCCCGGGGCACGACCTCGAACACGAACCCGCTGCGGGAGTCCACGGTGAGCGCGTCACCGATCCGCACGCCCGCGTCGGACACCTGCCCGGCGAAGCGCACGACACGCTCCTCGTCGCCGCGGCCCACGACCAGCGCACGCCCGTCGCCGAGCAGCTCCTTGACGGTGACGAGCTCGCCGACCTTCTCGTAGCCGCCGGCCTCGACGACCGTGAGCGCCTCGTTGAGCATGACCTCCTGACCGGGGCGCAGGGCGCCCAGGTCCAGGGACGGGCTGGCGCCGACGTGCATCTTGCGGCCGGCCGAGATGATGTCGACGCTGCCGTCCGGACGCGCACCCAGGAACACCGCGTACGTCCCCGGCGGCTTGGCCAGGTCGTCGACCTGGCGCTTGAGCTCGACGATCTGGTCGCGCGCGGCCACCAGGGCCTCGGTCAGCCGCTCGTTCTTGGCGGCGAGCACCATCAGCTCTCGGTGCAGGTCCCGGTACGGGTCCCGTCCAGCAGGCTCGGTCATCGCGAGGCCTCCGTTCCGCGTCTGGTCCGTCCACGGGTGCACGGCGCTGTGCGGTGGTCGTGCTCCGCTCGCTGCGCGTGCGGTTCGATGACCCTAACCACCTCTGTCAATCCTGCGACGCGGACACGACGAGCGCACCGGGGACGTCTCGCCCAGCGGACGGACGGGATCGGCGACCCGGATCGGTGACGACCTCAGACCTGCGGCCGGGGCTGACCGACGTCCCGCCGGGCGCGTCGCAGCTTCTTGTCGGAGACCAGCCGCTCCCCCATCGCCTCGGGCGTCCACAGCTCGGCGTCGGACTCGCCGCCCGTGCCGGGAGCGCCCTCCTCGGTGACCGGGTACGCACCCTTGGCCGGGCGGCGCCTGCGCTGCGGGGCCTCGACCCCGTCGGCCAGTCGGCGCGTGGTCAGCAGGAACCCGGTGTGGCCGATCATCCGGTGCTGCGGACGCACCGCGAGACCCTCCAGGTGCCAGCCGCGGACCATCGACTCCCACGCCTCGGGCTCGGTGTAGCGGCCGTCGGTGCGGATGTCCTCGGCGAGCCGCGACAGCTGCGTCGTCGTGGCGACGTAGGCGAGCAGCACGCCGCCGGGCGCGAGCGCGTCGGCGACCGCGGCGAGGTTCTCCCACGGCGCGAGCATGTCGAGCACCACGCGGTCCACCGACCCGGGCTCGGCGACCGTCGGCAGCACGTCGGACAGGTCGCCCAGGGACAGCTCCCAGGCCGGGTGCGGACCGCCGAAGAAGCCCTCGACGTTGCCCCGGGCGATCGCCGCGAAGTCCTCGCGCCGCTCGATCGAGTGCAGCGAGCCGTTGTCACCGACCGCCCGCAGCAGCGACAGGGTCAGTGCACCGGACCCGACACCCGCCTCGACGACCCGGGCGCCCGGGTAGATGTCACCCATCGTGACGATCTGGCCGGCGTCCTTGGGGTAGACGACCGCCGCGCCGCGCGGCATCGACAGCACGTGGTCGGCGAGCAGCGGGCGCAGCGCCAGGTACTCGATGCCCGAGGTGTTGCGCACGACGACACCCTCGGGGCCGCCGATCAGCTCGTCGTGCCGCAGGAAGCCGCGGTGCGTGTGGAACTCGCCGCCGACCTGCAGCGTGACGGTGTGCAGCCGACCGCGCGGATCCGTCAGCTGGACACGGTCCCCCTCACGGAAGGGTCCGCGCCGCTGCGGTGCGCCGGTGGGGGTCGGGGGCTGCTCGTGGGTCACGGGCCACGAGTCTAGGAGCGGATCGCCGCCACGACGTCCGTGACGCGGACGAGGGCCTGCACGCGACCGTCGAGCACGGCCACGACGACGGGTGACATCCCGCCGGCACGCGCCAGGTCGTCGAGCAGCGCACGGCCGGTGCGCGCACCGTCGACGACCGCTCCGTAGGGCAGCGGGACGGCCACGGCGGTCACCGGCGTCGTCCCTGCGACCTCGGCGGGGACGGCTGCGAGCGCGGCGAGGTCGACGTACGCGGCGGGTCTGCCGTCGGGCGAGACCACGACGAGCTCGTGCACGCCCGCGGCCGCCGCGGCGGCGCGCGCCTGGGCCACCGTGCCGGCGTGCGGCACGGCGACAGCCGGGGTGCCGACCGCGGCGACCGTCAGACCCGCGACGGCCCGCTGGGAGCGGCCTCCCTTGACGGCGGCCGTGGCTCCCGACCACAGGAATGCGCCGATGAGCGCCGACCAGACGACGCCGAACAGCTCGGGAGAGCGGCCCTGCAGCAGCGGGAGGAGCAGAGCCCAGGCCAGCACCCCCACGGCGACGACGCGACCGGCCCATCCGGCGACGATGGTGCCGCGGTGCCGATCCTTGCTGATCGCCCAGACCAGGGCCTCGAGCACGCGGCCGCCGTCGAGCGGGAGCCCGGGGATGAGGTTGAAGCCCGCGACGAACGCGTTCGCGAACGCGGCCGCGTAGAGGATCAGCGCGCTCAGGGAGGCGGGGGCCACCACCTGGGCGAGCGCCCAGGCGAGCGCCGCGAGGACGAGGTTGGCCAGCGGCCCGGCGATGCCGACGAGCGCGCTGGTCAGCGGGGTCGAGGCGGCGCCGTCGAAGGACGTGTGGCCGCCCCACAGCGTCAGCACGAACTCGCGCGGCTGCTGCCCGCGCGAGCGGGCGACAAGGCCGTGGGCGAGCTCGTGGACCAGCACGGAGGCGAACAGCAGCACCACGAAGACCAGCGCCACGAGGTACGTGAACCCGCCCAGCTGGGGGAAGCGCGCCCGCACGGTGGGCGCGAACATCACCGTGAGCACCACGGCCGCCAGCAGCCAGCTCGGTGCCAGGACGACCGGGGCACCTGCGACCCGTCCGATGGTCCATCCGGACGATCGGACCGGGGTTCGGGAGGGCTGACGGGGCGTCGGGGGCACCGCCCCAGCGTAGGCGGCGCTCAGGACGGGACGCCCGGTCGCTGCGGGGACGTGCCGTGGGGAGGTGCTGCGGGCGTGGCTGCGGGCTGTGCTGTGGGTGGGGCGACCTAGGCTCCTGGGGTGACCACCGATCTGGACGACATCCCGGACGACGGCGTCCTCGAGCCCGTAGGGGCCACCGGCGGTGCACCGGCCGGGCGCGCGCCGGGCGAGGAGGCACCCGCGGACGAGGTGCGACGCTCCGTCCCCGGCCTGTCGCCCTCGCGCGCGAACGACTTCCTGCAGTGCCCGCTCATGTTCCGGTTCCGCGTGGTCGACAGGCTTCCCGAGCCGCCCAGCCCGGCGGCCGCGCGCGGCACGCTCGTGCACGCCGTCCTGGAGGACCTCTTCGACCTGCCCGCGGGCAGCCGCACGCTCGAGGCCGCGACGGCTGCGCTCCCCGCACGCTGGGCGGGACTGCTCGCCGACCAGCCCCGGTACGGCGAGCTGTTCGCGGCACCCGAGGAGGAGCAGACCTGGCTCGCCTCGGCCGCGGCGCTGCTGGCGACGTACTTCACGCTCGAGGACCCGAACCGCCTCGAGCCGCACGAGCGCGAGGTCTCCGTGCGCCTCGACCTGGAGGACGGCCCGCAGCTGCGCGGGATCGTCGACCGGCTGGACGTGGCACCCAACGGCTGGGTCCGGGTCGTCGACTACAAGACGGGCAAGTCGCCGCGCGCCGGCTACGAGAGCTCGGCTCTGTTCCAGATGCGCTTCTACGCCTACGTCCTGTGGCGCACCCGCGGGGTCCTGCCGCGGCTGCTGCAGCTGGAGTACCTGGGTGACGGCGTGATCCTCAAGCACGAGCCGACCGAGCCGGAGATGCTCACCCTCGAGGCGCGGGTGCGCTCGATCTGGGCGGGTATCGAGGAGGCGGCGCGTGCCGGCGACTGGCGACCGCGCACGTCCAAGCTGTGCGACTGGTGCTCGTTCAAGGAGCTGTGCCCGGCTTTCGGCGGCACGCCGCCGCAGGTGCCCGACGGTGCCGTCGAGCGTGCCATCGGGGTGTCACCCACCCCGGTCGGCTGAAGGTCGTCGGGCTCAGCCGGCGGGTCGCAGGTCGAGGACCTCGCCGGCGGCGACGCGAGCGATCTCGGCGAGCCCGAGGTCGGCGAGCGACGTCACGCGGCTGACGTCGGTGCGCGCCGCGACCGGCACCATGACCTCGATCGCCACGACCTGCGCACCCGAGGCGACCGCGGAGGCGATCCCGGACGGTGAGTCCTCGACCACGACGCAGTCACGCACGTCGACGCCGAGCAGGGCGGCCGCCGTCAGGTACGGCTCGGGGTCGGGCTTCTGGCGCTCGACGTCGTCCCCGGCGACCACGGCGTCGAACAGGCCCACGGCCCGCGCGAACGGCTCGGCCAGCACCCGGAACGAGGACGTCACCAGCGCCAGCGGCACGCCCGCCGCACGCAGCCGGAGCAGCAGCTCGTGCGCACCGGGCTGCCACGGGATGCCCACCGCGACGCCTCGACCGACGCGGTGGTTGAGGAAGTCGCCGATCTCCTCGACCGACAGGTCGACCCCTGCCGCACGCAGCGTGGCCGTGCTGAACGACATCGGGGTGCCGACGAGCGCCAGCCCGTCCTCGTGCGTCCAGACCCCGCCGTGCGCCTCGACCAGCTCGATCTCGGCCGCGATCCAGAACGGCTCGGTGTCGATCAGCGTGCCGTCCATGTCCCACAGGACGGCAGCGGGGAGAGCTGACGCCCGAGGTGCGGTCTGAGCTGCGGACACACCGTGCGGACCGAGGGTCACGTCGAGCTCCCGTCATCGTCGTGCACCGATCGGCGCACGAGGGGAGGCTAGCT
Coding sequences within:
- a CDS encoding site-2 protease family protein, producing MPPTPRQPSRTPVRSSGWTIGRVAGAPVVLAPSWLLAAVVLTVMFAPTVRARFPQLGGFTYLVALVFVVLLFASVLVHELAHGLVARSRGQQPREFVLTLWGGHTSFDGAASTPLTSALVGIAGPLANLVLAALAWALAQVVAPASLSALILYAAAFANAFVAGFNLIPGLPLDGGRVLEALVWAISKDRHRGTIVAGWAGRVVAVGVLAWALLLPLLQGRSPELFGVVWSALIGAFLWSGATAAVKGGRSQRAVAGLTVAAVGTPAVAVPHAGTVAQARAAAAAAGVHELVVVSPDGRPAAYVDLAALAAVPAEVAGTTPVTAVAVPLPYGAVVDGARTGRALLDDLARAGGMSPVVVAVLDGRVQALVRVTDVVAAIRS
- a CDS encoding tRNA (adenine-N1)-methyltransferase translates to MTHEQPPTPTGAPQRRGPFREGDRVQLTDPRGRLHTVTLQVGGEFHTHRGFLRHDELIGGPEGVVVRNTSGIEYLALRPLLADHVLSMPRGAAVVYPKDAGQIVTMGDIYPGARVVEAGVGSGALTLSLLRAVGDNGSLHSIERREDFAAIARGNVEGFFGGPHPAWELSLGDLSDVLPTVAEPGSVDRVVLDMLAPWENLAAVADALAPGGVLLAYVATTTQLSRLAEDIRTDGRYTEPEAWESMVRGWHLEGLAVRPQHRMIGHTGFLLTTRRLADGVEAPQRRRRPAKGAYPVTEEGAPGTGGESDAELWTPEAMGERLVSDKKLRRARRDVGQPRPQV
- the arc gene encoding proteasome ATPase codes for the protein MTEPAGRDPYRDLHRELMVLAAKNERLTEALVAARDQIVELKRQVDDLAKPPGTYAVFLGARPDGSVDIISAGRKMHVGASPSLDLGALRPGQEVMLNEALTVVEAGGYEKVGELVTVKELLGDGRALVVGRGDEERVVRFAGQVSDAGVRIGDALTVDSRSGFVFEVVPRAEVEELVLEEVPDIDYTDIGGLGPQIEQIRDAVELPFLHPELFREHGLKPPKGVLLYGPPGCGKTLIAKAVAHSLAATAAAARGEDAADARSFFLNVKGPELLNKYVGETERHIRLIFARAREKASQGHPVVVFFDEMESLFRTRGTGVSSDVETTIVPQLLAEIDGVERLENVIVIGASNREDMIDPAILRPGRLDVKIKIERPDAEGAREIFAKYLTTDLPIHADDLAEHSGSATDAVDAMITRVVERMYTESEENRFLEVTYASGDKEVLYFKDFNSGAMIQNVVDRAKKQAIKDLLSTGQRGIRVEHLMTACVDEFKENEDLPNTTNPDDWARISGKKGERIVFIRTIVQGKKGVEASRTIETVRSTGQYL
- a CDS encoding HAD family hydrolase, coding for MTLGPHGVSAAQTAPRASALPAAVLWDMDGTLIDTEPFWIAAEIELVEAHGGVWTHEDGLALVGTPMSFSTATLRAAGVDLSVEEIGDFLNHRVGRGVAVGIPWQPGAHELLLRLRAAGVPLALVTSSFRVLAEPFARAVGLFDAVVAGDDVERQKPDPEPYLTAAALLGVDVRDCVVVEDSPSGIASAVASGAQVVAIEVMVPVAARTDVSRVTSLADLGLAEIARVAAGEVLDLRPAG
- a CDS encoding RecB family exonuclease, which codes for MTTDLDDIPDDGVLEPVGATGGAPAGRAPGEEAPADEVRRSVPGLSPSRANDFLQCPLMFRFRVVDRLPEPPSPAAARGTLVHAVLEDLFDLPAGSRTLEAATAALPARWAGLLADQPRYGELFAAPEEEQTWLASAAALLATYFTLEDPNRLEPHEREVSVRLDLEDGPQLRGIVDRLDVAPNGWVRVVDYKTGKSPRAGYESSALFQMRFYAYVLWRTRGVLPRLLQLEYLGDGVILKHEPTEPEMLTLEARVRSIWAGIEEAARAGDWRPRTSKLCDWCSFKELCPAFGGTPPQVPDGAVERAIGVSPTPVG